A region of the Sodalis ligni genome:
CTTCGTCCTTATCAGCGGGAGGCGGTGGACGCCGCGGTTGATTATTTCCGCCATCATCATGAGCCGGCGGTGATTGTCCTCCCCACCGGCGCCGGCAAAAGCCTGGTCATCGCCGAACTGGCTCGATTGGCCCGCGGTCGTGTCCTGGTACTGGCCCACGTTAAAGAGTTGGTGGCGCAAAACCACGAAAAATACCGGGCGCTGGGGTTTGAGGCGGATATTTTCGCCGCCGGCTTAAAGCGGCGCGACAGCCAGGGCAAAGTGGTCTTCGGCAGCGTCCAGTCGGTTGCCCGCCACCTGCCGCTGTTCGATGGGGCCTTTTCGCTGCTGATCGTGGATGAATGCCATCGGTTAAGCGACGACGGCGACAGCCAGTACCGGCAGATTATCCAGCATCTGCGCCTGTCCCGTCCCGACCTGCGCATCCTGGGCCTGACGGCCACCCCGTTTCGCCTCGGTAAAGGCTGGATTTACCAGTACCACCACCACGGTATGGTGCGGGGTGATGAAAACTGTTTTTCCGCGAATGCATCTATGAACTGCCGCTGCACTATATGATTAAGCATGGCTTCCTGGTGCCGCCGGAACGCCTCGATATGCCGGTGCTGCAATACGATTTCAGCCGGCTCGCCCCGAGCCTGAACGGCTATTATGCCGAATCCGACCTGAACGGGAGCTGCACCGGCAGCGCCGGGTCACGCCGTTGATAGTCAACCAGATCCGACAATACGGCGCGGATAAACGCGGTGTGATGATTTTCGCCGCCACCGTCGAGCATGCCGGCGAGATTCTCTCCCTGTTGCCGCCGGATCAGGCGGCGTTGATTAGCGCCGAAACGCCCTTTGCCGAGCGCGATAGCCTGATTAACGCCTTCCGGCAACAGGCGCTGAGGTACGTGGTGAACGTCGCGGTGCTTACTACCGGCTTCGATGCCCCTCACGTGGATATGATAGCTATCCTGCGGCCCACCGAATCCGTCGGTCTCTATCAGCAAATAGTCGGTCGCGGCCTGCGGTTATATCCGGGTAAAAGCCGCTGCGTCATTCTGGACTATGCCGGTAACGGCCATGATCTGTTTTTTCCCGAAATCGGACAGCCCAAACCCCCCGGAGCCGGCAAACCGGTACAGGTGTTTTGCCCCCTGTGCGGCTTCGCCAACACCTTCTGGGGTAAAACCGCGCCGGACGGCGCCGTGATTGAGCACTACGGCCGGCGCTGCCAGGGTTGGCAGGAAAATGACGGCGGCGAACGGCGGCAGTGCGATTTCCGCTTCCGATTCAAAATTTGTCCCGAATGCGGCGCCGAAAACGACATTGCCGCCCGCCGCTGCCACCAGTGCGATCATCTGATGGTGGATCCCGATGATATGCTCAAAGCCGCCCTGCGGTTAAAAGATGCCATGGTGCTGCGCTGCAGCGGCATGTCGCTGGCGGTTGGCGGCGATGAGCACGGCGAATGGCTGCGGGTGACCTATCATGATGAAGACGGCGCCGAAGTGGACGAACGTTTTCGCCTCCCCCCCCCGCCGCAGCGGCGGCTGTTCGATTACCGGTTTTTGCGGCCGCACCAGAGGGCGCCGGGCGTTCCGCTGCCCTGGCGCACCGCGGCGGATATCTGCGCCGCCGCGCCGCTGCTACGCCACCCGGATTTTGTCGTCGCCCGCCGGCAGGGCCGTTTCTGGCGGATACGGGAAAAACTTTTTGACTACCAGGGCCGCTACCGACTGGCCCATGAGTTGCGTCCGTGACCGGGTTTTATTTGCCCCCGGGCGCATAATCCGGTAGAATTCCGCCCGCTTTACTCTAAAGCAAGACTATCCAGCCCGCTGCTGGGTCGCCTGTAGCGGGAATACTTGTCAGTATCGAGAATATAAATGCTAATTATTAATGCAGAAACGCGTAAAGAGCAGGGTAAGGGTGCGAGCCGCCGCCTGCGTATCGCCAACAAATTCCCCGCCATCGTGTATGGTGGCCCGGAAGCGCCGGTTGCCATTGAAATGGAACACGAAGTTGTCCTGAATACCCAGACCAAACCGGGTTTTTACAGCGATGTCCTATCGCTGGTCATCGACGGTAAAGAAACCCAGGTCAAGGTCCAGGCAGTGCAGCGTCATCCGTTCAAACCCAAGCTGACGCATATCGACTTTGTTCGCGTTTAATCGCGTGTAAGTGATACTACGTGCAAAAACGCCGCTGAATGAAGCGGCGTTTTTTTTGCTTTTGCGAAAATCACTCCGGCCGGTACCGGATAACAGATGCCCCCTTCCCTTGGCATCATGCTTAACCTAAACATGATGCCTAAACTCAATTAATTGCCGCCGCCCAGCCGACGCTGCAACTGATCGCGCAGATTCGGCGGCGTGCCCTTGATGGTCAGGGTATCGGTGGCGGGATCCCAGAAAATCCGTTCGCCCATCAGCGGCGCGTCAAAACTCAGGGTGATACCGCCGCCGCTGCCGGCATACTTGGTCAGCTGACGCAGCGTGCCGCGAGCGGCGGGAAAGCTCCCCCCCAGGGCATAACCCTCGCCGCTGGAGAACGCCTGGAAGGACTTATCACCCCCCGGCGGCAGGGCCTCGGATAATTCCACCAGCGCAATCTCTTCACCGGATTGCAACTGCTCTTTGCAGTAGCTGTATACCTGCTCGCGAACGGTTTGCCGCTCCTGTTTATCCAGTTGACCTTCGGCGCAGTATTCATCCACCGCCTGCAACAGGCCGCGATTTTGCGCCTTGGTATCCAGCCCTTCGGCGGCGCCCAGGAAATCCATGAAAAGTCCGACACCTTCCGCCCTACCCGCCCTTTCAAAAGGTCAGATAGCGGGTAGATGAGGGATTGGCCTCCCATTCGGTAAGATCAATGCGCGCCACTATATCCGCATGATTGATATCAAGATAATGGGTACTGCTGATATCCAGCTGTTCATTGACCCGCATACTGCTGCAACTGGAGAGAACCGCAATCAGCAGATATTCCACCGCCAGATAGCGGTATTGGCAAAACAGGACAATACCGCCCTCGGCAAACGGATACTTAGCCAGCTCATCACGCAGCCGGCCGGTGGCGGCCCGGGTGAAGGCCAGAAAGTCCTCATCGCCCCGGCGGCAATGGCGCAACGCCTCGGCCAGTTCGCTGCCGGCGTTGAACAGACCGTAGGCTTTGGTCTTGGCGCTGTAGACCCGATGCAGCTCCGCCATCATCTCATCCACCGCCGCGTTCGGCTGCAGCAGCGAATCCCGCAATATCAGCTCCAGCGTTTGCTCATCGCGTTTAATGAGTTGATGTAACGCAATCTGGTCAATATCCAGACTCATGATTTATTCTCCTTTTGGTGAGAGGCGTATTCAAACACCGAATTGCCTTCGGCCGCAACCGGTGTTGCAAAGGGCGACGGCACTCCGCGGGCTTAAGGCAGAAAAATGGGACCTAATTCCAGGCGCAAAGGTCGAGGTTTTACGGCACGGTGGATAAAAATGCGGAAAAAGAGGAGTTGATACGGTAAGATAGCGGGTTTTAAGAGCTTATGAAGATTATATTATGCCGCAAGCATCCCGTTACAGCGACGAGCAGATTGAGACATTATTAAACGAACTCTCGGCGGTGCTGGCAAAGCATCATACGCCGACGGATTTATCATTGATGGTTTTGGGTAATATGATTACCCATGTAATCAATACCAGCGTATCGCCGGAGCAACGGAAAACCCTGGCCCGCTCGTTTAGCGAGGCCTTGCTGTCTTCCATACGCGAACCCGACACGCATTAAACAGCTGCCTAAACTTCATATGGTGACAAATAGCCAGCGCTACCGTGACAAAGTTTCCCAAATGATCGGTTGGGGTCACTGGTTCGCACTCTTCAATATTCTGCTCAGCCTCGGGCTGGGCAGCCGCTATTTGCTTGTCGCCGACTGGCCGGGGTCGCTCGCCGGCCGCACCTATGCGTTTGTCAGCTGGCTCGGCCATTTCAGCTTCATCGGCTTCACGCTGTATTTGCTGGTAATCTTCCCGCTAACCTTTGTGGTTATGTCCCAGCGTCTGCTGCGGTTTTTATCGGCGATTATCGCCACCGCCGGCTTAACGCTACTGCTGGTGGATACGGAGGTCTTTACCCGCTTCCACCTGCATCTTAATCCGGTGGTCTGGGAATTGGTGGTCAACCCGGACGAAGGGGAACTGGCGCGTGACTGGCAGCTGATGTTTATCGGCATCCCGGTGATATTTCTTATGGAAATGCTGTACGCCACCTGGAGCTGGCAGAAATTACGCAGCCTCAACCGGCATAAAATCGGCAAGCCCATCGCCATCCTGCTGATCTGCGCTTTTTTCGCTTCCCATATCCTTTATATCTGGGCGGATGCCAACTTTTACCGCCCCATCACCATGCAGCGTTCCAATCTGCCCTTATCCTACCCCATGACCGCCCGCCGTTTCCTGGAACGCCATGGTTTGCTGGACGCGCAGGAGTATGAACGCCGCCTGGTGCGACAAGGAAATCCCGAAGCGGTGGCGGTGGAGTATCCGCTCAGTCCCTTAAAATTCCAAAAGACCGGCAGCGGCTTCAACCTGCTGATCATCACCACCGGCGCATTGCGCGACGATACCCTGGCGCAGCGGATGCCGGCGCTAAAGCAGTTTGCCGATGAAAACGCATTTTTCGCCAACCATTTCAGCACCGGCAATCGTTCCGATACCGGACTGTTCGGCCTGTTCTACGGTATATCCTCTTCTTATCTTGACGGGATTCTGGCATCGCGCAAAACCTCGGTATTGCTGGATGCCCTTGGCAAACAGGGCTATCAGTTAAGCCTGTTCTCGTCCAACGGTTTCAGCAGTCCGTTAGACCGGCAGGCGCTGCTTACCGATTTCAGCCTGCCGGAGCCGGTAGGACAGTCCGACGGGCAGACCGCCCAGCAATGGCAGAAATGGCGTTCGGCCTATACCGGCGCGGCGCCCTGGTTCTCCTTTGTCGAGTTCAACGGTACCGATATCAACGCCGGCCAAGATAATACGCCGGCCCTGGCCCGCCAATACCAGCAGAGCGCGCAGCGCCTTGACGGCTACATTGGACAAATCCTCGCAACGCTGCGGGAGAAAGGCGACCTGGAGCATACCGTAGTTATCATCACCGCCACCAACGGCCTGGAGCTGAACGATGCCGGTAACGGGCATTGGGAGGCCGGTACCCGGCTTAACCGCGTCCAGCTGCAGGTTCCCCTGGTTGTCCACTGGCCGGGCACCCCGCCGCAGCGCATCGAGAAACTGACCAATCATAATGACGTCACCGCAACCTTGATGCAGCGTTTACTGCACAGCACCACCGATCCCAGCGATTACACCCAGGGCGAAGACCTGTTCGCCCCGCAGCGGCATAACGATTGGGTGGCCAGCGGTGATAACGGTACGCTGGTCATCAACACGCCGACCCAGACCATTGTGTTGCAAAGCGACGGCGATTACCGCACCTATGACCTGAAAGGTGAACGGATCCGCCATGCGAAACCACAGTTAGCGCTGCTGTTGCAGGTGCTGACAGACGAAAAACGCTTTATTGCCAACTAACCGCTTAAATCTAACGCAGTCAATTCAATGGGCTATTGCAATCGACGCAGGAAAAGGTAGTATAGGCCCCCATGAAGTCGGCATGTAGCGCAGCATGGTAGCGCACCGTCATGGGGTGTCGGGGGTCGGAGGTTCGAATCCTCTCATGCCGACCAATCCATCCCAAGAAAACCAACCTGTTAGGGTTGGTTTTTTTATGTTTGAATTTAGGCAGTAAGAGCATTCAACCTTAGTAATTTAGCTCCAAAATAAATTATGTTAATGATTCCTAACAATATAAACAATCAACAATATGTGATCGATTTTCGCATTGTAAAACAAGGTTTCATCTTTTTGGATCGAGTCTTACAGCAGAATGGAGTGATTTGGTTAAGTACTTGCCCACAATAGCCCCATCTAAAAAATAAAAAAAAACAAACATAATGCATGTGCATGCCCTCCGCTATATAGCATGGGATACTCAACTAGATTTTGATAAAAATATTTGTTCGCATTCGGAAAAGGCATATATTGAATCGCTTGCAATGATGAAACTCTATACCAGTGAGCAAAATCTGTGCAGGTTATGGGTTCCATTCGAATTTAAGGAAACTCTCCCCAAACGCAGAGATATTATATATGATAATCGGGTCGTCACAAAATTGGTCGGCATTTCTCATTAGCAACAAATATAAGTCAGAGCCGTTACACATTCGTTGAAAGCTTTATTTATATTAGCGGGTAAATACGCGTCATTTTAGGACGCAAGCCAACTCTCACCAAAATGATAGGAAAGGATTATTAGCAGGACTTTATTCATTTTTCGACCACATTATGTCTTAAGAGGAATTAAAAGCATGGAAAATCCCTATTGACCTCTAGATATTTATTGCGTGATTGTATATAATGGAACTACTTTTAAAAAGTGACAAAAGTTATGCAACCCACTAAAAAGCAAGGATAGATGGTCCTGACATTCTAAGAGGATTTGCAGCAATATCAGTTATTGTTGTGCATCTCATAGCATCGTCTGGAATAAATTATGGTCATTTTATTACATTAATTGGACAAAAATTCACCGCGAGCGTGACTCTTTTTGCAATCAGCGCATTTTCAATCGCCTATTCATACAATGAGAATTTGATAAATAAGGTGGATTTCAAAATTTCTTTATAAAAGATTTTTAGACTTGCTCCGCTTTTTATGTTGCCCTTATTGTAGAAGGCATCATAATTTTTCATGCTTTTAACCACCTTCCTACATTATTTGAAGTATTAATGTCCGGTACTTTTTATTTAACCTGGTGCCAAAATGCAAAATGGCATAGTATGGGCAGGTTGGTCGTTAAGTATTGAATGGATATTTTATTTACTCTACCCGATAATATTCATAATTTGCAACAATAAAAGACAGTCTTATTTATCTGGATAATTTGTATTTTCATTTCAACCAGCACCGCAAAGGTTAGTGCTGAACCCATTGAAATTTATATGAATATACTCAATCATATGGTCTTCTTTGTTTCAGGAATAGCTGTTTATCTTTTCCTCCCGAAATCAAAAGTTAAAAGAGTTGCTGCGTAAATATGCAAGCACTGTTTCAGGATTGATCCTCGCTTCTTCATTTGTACTTCTCATCTATTGCTTTAGCCAGAATGGCTATCCAATAAATATTTATTTTTTATTCTTTGCTATGGATATTCATGATCTCTGCCTCAATTTTAGGTATTCCTTCAATAATTAACACTAAATTTACACGATTCCTGGGTAAGGCTAGTTATAGTATATATCTCATGCACAGTATAGTTTTATACCTATTAGAAGCGTCAAGATTTTATAAGATAATTGATAATTTAAATATTATATCACCTGTGAAATTTATTATTTCACTGCTTATAACAGCAGGCGTGACGGTTATGGTCTCTTATACCACCTACAAATTCATTGAGGAGCCAGGTATAAATTTTGGCAGAAAATTCTTAATCAGAAAAACTTGAACGATGGCTCTTTAAGCCGAAGTCCGACATAAATCAAGTCCCGACTACGGAGTTTCGCTTGTTTACCTTTAGATATTTTGACGCTAATACTTTATTATCGTCATGAAAATAGTTGCATTCAAGGCAATTGACATTTAATAAATATAGAAATAAATAAGGAGTACGATGATATTACGTGGAAAGCCGTGGCTTATGGAAGAACCAGCTCCCAAAGTTATGCTGCGTATCCACTGAACCCAAAATGCATTAGTTCTTTTAAATTTCCAAGTAATTAATGAAAATTTATTCTAAAATAATGAGAGATCTATCACTGCAAATTGAGCTAAAAGTGCATACTTTAAATAAATAACGAAATTTTAAAATAACGCTACCTTTTGCTTTTATTTCCTTGCAAAGGCTCTTTTATGACTAGAACAACCAAACCCTTTTCTCCACTACCGCGGAAATGGTCTGTCTGCTGCGGGCTAAATCCTTTAATGAAAAAAGAGAATTCTATAAAAGCGATGACTATATCTCTGTTTTGATAAGCCATCAGCTCAACTCTTTTTTATCAATACTGCATAAATCTTTTGTATTGGGATTTGACGATTTCAACCCCATGCTGCCGGCCGGGATTTACGAATATATCGTCGCCAGAACCCGTTTTATTGACGATTTATTCGCTACACTGCCGCCAGAGACCACTCATGTCTTTATTTTAGGGGCAGGCTATGATTCCAGGGCGTTTCGTTTTCAAGCGCAATTAAAACACTGCCTGGTGTATGAGTGCGATCATCCCGATATGCAGGCCAGCAAACGGCATCTGTTGGAAAAAAGTGATATCGACTATCCGCCGAACGCCAGCTTCGTTCCCCTGGATTTTTCCGACGGCTCTTTTGCCAAGTGGATACAGCATCTCGATCTGTCGTCGAAAGACCGCTGTTTTTTTCTGTTGGAGGGGTTGCTGATGTATCTTGCCCCGCCACAAGTGGATCACATTTTCAACGCCATCGGCCAGCTTAAGGCCGGGCAATGCCGGGTATTTTTCGATTATGCTTATGCAGCGCTTACCAGAGAAGAATCCGGAGGTTATCATGAGGCCCAATGCATCGCCGAGGTAAAGACCGTAGGAGAACCCTGGAAATTCGGTATTGAACAAGGCGCGCTGGCTGAATTTTTACAGACATACCGATTAACCGTATTGGAAGAACTGACATCAAGGGAAATTGAGCGTAGCAAGTTCACCGATGAAAACGGCAAATGCCATGGCGCCGTTATGGACTCCATGGCCTGGGTGCTTGCCGAAGGCATAAAAAGAACATAATGCCCCCCTGGCCCGCTTACCCTGTCACGCTAAGTCCAGTGGCGGGACGCTCCAACGGACCCTGAATAATGCCTGCCGCTCTTCACTTCCCAGGGGGCCAGCCAAAGCGTGATTATCAGCACTTATTGACAAAATGCCTTCGCCGTCACAGCCTAAATCGTGAATCCACGCCATGATTAAAGCAGGGAACGGAGGTGACATATGCTGCGAACCAACGACATCGCCTTTCTGGCCGCACTGGTTTTGGTCATTATCGGCTTTGTGACATTTATGTACGCATGACCGAAAGACATGCCGCACGACGGTAGGCTAACCTTTTCGGTGCGATGACAGAGAAGCGCACCGACAACCTTTGCTGTACTCCCTCTTTCGAGGAGGTAAGTAGCCGATGCGCTTTTCTGAGGAAAAAAGCCCCATCAATGAACGGGGCTTAAGTAAAGGGATTATCCTTTCCGGCGCTTATCTCCGGCGCTCTTGATTGCGTTCAAGGCGGTAGCTCTGTGAAGGATGGAATCATATTAAGATTATTCTGAATAAAAGTCAGTGATAATTATCACACTTCCGCATTGCCTTTCATCGGGATGCTTTAGCGCATTATGTCCATTAGGGAAATCACTTTCGTACTCAAGGTACCGTTGTTGCGATAGCCCCTTTGATTAGGCTTTTATTGCGATCCTAATGCTATTGCGCGTTACCGCATTGACGCCAGACCGCTTTTTCTCATACTTGTTATCCTAATATTTATCTTTTTTGCCTGATTATCTACGTAAATGTAACATTTGTGTACGTCATTCTTTATAGATAGCGTAACGACCA
Encoded here:
- the rplY gene encoding 50S ribosomal protein L25, with protein sequence MLIINAETRKEQGKGASRRLRIANKFPAIVYGGPEAPVAIEMEHEVVLNTQTKPGFYSDVLSLVIDGKETQVKVQAVQRHPFKPKLTHIDFVRV
- a CDS encoding class I SAM-dependent methyltransferase, whose product is MVCLLRAKSFNEKREFYKSDDYISVLISHQLNSFLSILHKSFVLGFDDFNPMLPAGIYEYIVARTRFIDDLFATLPPETTHVFILGAGYDSRAFRFQAQLKHCLVYECDHPDMQASKRHLLEKSDIDYPPNASFVPLDFSDGSFAKWIQHLDLSSKDRCFFLLEGLLMYLAPPQVDHIFNAIGQLKAGQCRVFFDYAYAALTREESGGYHEAQCIAEVKTVGEPWKFGIEQGALAEFLQTYRLTVLEELTSREIERSKFTDENGKCHGAVMDSMAWVLAEGIKRT
- the yejM gene encoding LPS biosynthesis-modulating metalloenzyme YejM; translation: MVTNSQRYRDKVSQMIGWGHWFALFNILLSLGLGSRYLLVADWPGSLAGRTYAFVSWLGHFSFIGFTLYLLVIFPLTFVVMSQRLLRFLSAIIATAGLTLLLVDTEVFTRFHLHLNPVVWELVVNPDEGELARDWQLMFIGIPVIFLMEMLYATWSWQKLRSLNRHKIGKPIAILLICAFFASHILYIWADANFYRPITMQRSNLPLSYPMTARRFLERHGLLDAQEYERRLVRQGNPEAVAVEYPLSPLKFQKTGSGFNLLIITTGALRDDTLAQRMPALKQFADENAFFANHFSTGNRSDTGLFGLFYGISSSYLDGILASRKTSVLLDALGKQGYQLSLFSSNGFSSPLDRQALLTDFSLPEPVGQSDGQTAQQWQKWRSAYTGAAPWFSFVEFNGTDINAGQDNTPALARQYQQSAQRLDGYIGQILATLREKGDLEHTVVIITATNGLELNDAGNGHWEAGTRLNRVQLQVPLVVHWPGTPPQRIEKLTNHNDVTATLMQRLLHSTTDPSDYTQGEDLFAPQRHNDWVASGDNGTLVINTPTQTIVLQSDGDYRTYDLKGERIRHAKPQLALLLQVLTDEKRFIAN
- a CDS encoding YejL family protein; the encoded protein is MPQASRYSDEQIETLLNELSAVLAKHHTPTDLSLMVLGNMITHVINTSVSPEQRKTLARSFSEALLSSIREPDTH